In a single window of the Trueperaceae bacterium genome:
- the iolC gene encoding 5-dehydro-2-deoxygluconokinase: MTNAAGRGPDAPAGGASTAPGSGASAATEPRRSSGAAGAAPRFDLLAMGRSSIDLYANDIGAAFEDVTSFAAYVGGSPLNIAVGARRLGLRTALLTAVGDDKVGEFILAFLRREGVDTSWVPVKPGRRSSAVVLGIEPPDRFPLVYYRDNAADFALDIDDVLSAPVADAAALEVSGTGLAVEPSRSATFRAVELARAGGRTVYLDLDFRADQWHDLRAYGVTVRALLPLVDVVIGTEEEFRAAALESQADVVVAHQQVSAPAVRGDLGAAMARLRERAPSATLVVKRGARGATVHLADGTELDAPGFPVEVVNVLGAGDAFAAGLIYGRARGWGWRESARLGNACGAIVVTRHGCANFMATLDEALALADAHGGL, encoded by the coding sequence TTGACGAACGCGGCGGGCCGTGGGCCGGACGCCCCGGCGGGAGGAGCGTCGACGGCCCCTGGGAGCGGCGCGTCGGCCGCCACGGAGCCTCGGCGGTCGTCGGGCGCCGCGGGCGCGGCGCCGCGCTTCGACCTGCTGGCGATGGGGCGCTCGTCGATCGACCTCTACGCCAACGACATCGGCGCGGCGTTCGAGGACGTCACGTCCTTCGCCGCCTACGTGGGCGGCAGCCCGCTGAACATCGCCGTGGGGGCGCGACGCCTCGGACTGAGGACGGCGCTGCTGACGGCCGTGGGCGACGACAAGGTCGGCGAGTTCATCCTGGCGTTCCTGCGCCGCGAGGGCGTCGACACGTCGTGGGTGCCGGTCAAGCCGGGGCGGCGCAGCAGCGCCGTGGTGCTCGGCATCGAGCCGCCGGACAGGTTCCCGCTCGTCTACTACCGCGACAACGCCGCCGACTTCGCCCTCGACATCGACGACGTCCTGTCAGCGCCCGTGGCCGACGCGGCCGCCCTCGAGGTGTCCGGCACCGGGCTCGCCGTCGAGCCGTCGCGCAGCGCGACGTTCCGGGCCGTGGAGCTGGCGCGGGCCGGCGGGCGGACCGTCTACCTCGACCTCGACTTCCGCGCCGACCAGTGGCACGACCTCCGCGCCTACGGCGTCACCGTGCGGGCGCTGCTGCCGCTCGTGGACGTCGTCATCGGCACCGAGGAGGAGTTCAGGGCCGCCGCACTCGAGTCGCAGGCCGACGTGGTGGTGGCGCACCAGCAGGTGTCGGCGCCGGCGGTGAGGGGCGACCTCGGCGCGGCCATGGCGCGGCTGCGCGAGCGCGCGCCGAGCGCGACGCTGGTCGTGAAGCGCGGCGCGCGCGGGGCGACCGTCCACCTGGCCGACGGCACGGAGCTGGACGCGCCCGGCTTCCCCGTGGAGGTCGTGAACGTCCTCGGCGCCGGCGACGCGTTCGCCGCCGGGCTGATCTACGGGCGCGCCCGGGGGTGGGGCTGGCGCGAGAGCGCGCGCCTGGGCAACGCCTGCGGGGCCATAGTCGTCACGCGTCACGGCTGCGCGAACTTCATGGCCACGTTGGACGAGGCGCTGGCCCTGGCCGACGCGCACGGCGGTCTGTGA